TTCTGGAGCCTGACAATATACTGGCTTATCCATGTCACTTTAGCCGGCCAGATAGTTTTAATTCTCTATCTGGCTGTTTATCCGGCTATTTTTGGCGGTGTTTTTTATTTCTCCCGTTCTTTTTCACCGGCTGGCCGCCTGTTTTTTATGCCCGCATCCTGGGTATTATTGGAATATATCCGCAGCCATTTATTTACCGGATTTCCCTGGTCGCTCACCGGATTTTCACAATACAAAATTTTGCCGGTTATCCAAATTGCCGATGTTACCGGGGCCTGGGGAGTCAGTTTTTTGGTGGTCTTAGTTAACGTCGCGCTCTATCTAATTTTACGTAAACAATCAAGAGTAAAGGTTTTTTTAATCTGCGCGGCAATACTGTTTTTATCTTTGGCCTACGGATTTTATAAATTAAGTTATAAGCCTGATTTAGCCGGCAAGGGAAGGCGGTTAAAGATTTCCGTAGTCCAGGGCAATATCCCCCAATATTTAAAATGGAATAAACAGGCGGTTGATTTTATCTTAAATAATTATAAGGAATTGACGGCCGCAGCTGCTCAGGATAAGCCGGACCTGGTTATCTGGCCTGAGGCATCTGTGCCGGGGCTTTGGGGCCAGGATGATGCCGAATTCAAGCAGGTTTTTTCTTTAGCCAGCCGGCTAAAAATCAATTTATTAACCGGGGCGGTTTCGCGTTTTGGGCAGAGTTATTTTAATAGCGCCCTATTTATTGATAATTCGGGTGAGCCGATAGCAATTTATAATAAGCTCCATTTGGTGCCGTTTGGAGAATATGTGCCGTTTAAAAATATTTTCCCATTTTTGGAGACGATTGCCCCTATCGGGGACATCGAGCCCGGAAGGGATTACACTATATTTAGCCAGCCGGCTGATTTTGGCGTGCTCATTTGTTTTGAGGATCTGTTTCCCGAGTTATCCCGCCAGTTTATAAAAAGAGGCGCAAGATTTTTAGTGAATATTACCAACGACGCCTGGTATAAAGAGGGCAGCGCTCCTTACCAGCATTTTGCCGCTTCGGTTTTTAGGGCAGTTGAGAACCATGTCTATCTGGCCCGGGCAGCCAATACCGGTATCTCCGGGTTCATTGATCCCTGCGGCAGAATTTTATCACTAGTGGGGGATGCCCATGGCCGCGAAATTTTTGTAAAAGGTTACAGCAGCCAGGATATTTATTTAATACCGGCTAAGCGCACTTTTTACAGCCGTTACGGAGATGTCTTCATTATTTTTTGCCTGCTGCTTGAGTGTTTGATTATGGTATTTTCTCAACCACGAATTTATAAGATGCTAAAATATAACCATGCGCAATAGAAAATTTTTGATTTTTTTGCTGCTCTTGTCGCTTGGCGGCTGTACTGCGGTTAAAAAACCGGATTTAAACCGCTGGAACAGCCTGTCGGAATTAGGGCCGTTTAAAAAAAATGAGCGGGTTTTAATTTTAGCTCCGCATCCCGATGATGAAGCAATTGCTTGCGCCGGGGTTATCCAAAAGGCGCTTGCAGCCGGAGCCAAGGTGAAAGTGGCTTACTTGACCAACGGTGATCATAATGAGCTGGCGTTTATCGTCTATGAAAAAAGAATAACCGTCCGCCAGGGTGAGTTTATCCACATGGGGCAGGTGCGCCAGAAAGAAGCAATTAAAGCGATGAAATCTTTAGGACTTTCTGAAAATGACCTTGTTTTTTTGGGATACCCTGATTTTGGCACCTTTGAAATCTTTTGCAATTATTGGCGCAGCCAGCGGCCGTTTCGTGATCGCCTGACCCGCATATCCTATGTTCCCTACAAAAACAATCCTTCTTACGGGGCGCCATATTACGGAGAAAGTATTTTAAACGACCTGGTCAGCCAGATTTTAGATTACAAACCGGATAAAATATTTGTTTCGCATCCAGCCGATGTTAACGTGGATCATAAAGCATTATATCTGTTTCTCCAGGTTGCTTTGAGCGATTTAGAGACTAAGATCCTTAAGCCTAGAGTTTATCCATATCTGGTGCATTGTCTGGGCTGGCCCAAGCCGAGTTATTATCATCCGGAACTAGAACTGTATCCGCCGCATAAATTCATCGGCTCCAAGATTAATTGGCAACGCTTGGATTTGAGTCTTAAGGAACTGGATAAAAAATATCAGGCAATCCTTTTTTATAAAAGCCAGACGCAATCCAGCGCTTTTTATTTATTATCTTTTGCCAGGAAAAATGAGCTCTTTGGTGATTATCCGTTTTTAGAGCTGACCCCAAGAGCAAGATCAAAAGATAAGCCCGTCGCTTATCCGGATACTCTAAAAACATTTGGAATGACGCAGCCCGCGCAAGATTCCGAAGAATCCGATGCGGCCGAAGATCGGGGGCTGGTGAGCTACGCGCAGGAAAATAATAATTTTATTCTCCGCGTAGATACGCCTAAACAGCTTAGCAGCAGGTTTGGGGTAATGCTTTATATCTTTGGATACGCCAAGAATACCGCCTTTGCCCGGATGCCTAAAATTCGGATTATTACTGCGGGTAAGAAATTCAAGGTATTCAGCGCCGAAGATAAAGTTGTCAATTCCGGGGTTATCTTGAATCTTGGTAAAAACTATTTAATTTTAAGAGTTCCGCTTAAACTTCTAGGGGAACCGGATTACCTGCTTACATCGCTTAAGGTTTACCATGGTAATCTATCCGTTAACGCTATAGGTTACCGTAAGATAAAGATTAAATAGCACCCCGCACTTATAAGGAATTACGCGGGTATAGCCTTGTGGCCAAGGAGGGCGTATGTTAGAGCTAAAGATAGTAAAAATAGATAAGCCTCTTGATCTGAATTTTATTCTCGGGCAGGGACATTTTATCAAAATAGTAGAGGACCTTTATGAAGCTTTAGTTAATAGCGTCCCGGGAATAAAATTCGGCTTGGCATTTACCGAAGCTTCCGGAGCATGTAAAATAAGGTGCGAAGGCAATGATCCTGCCCTTAAAGAGTTAGCTTGTAAAAATGCGCTGGAGCTTGCCAGCGGGCACAGCTTTATTATTTTCTTAAAAGATGCCTATCCGATCAATGTTTTAAATGCCATAAAAAATACCCCGGAAGTATGTAATATATATTGCGCCACTGCTAACCCTGTGGAAGTAATTGTCGCAGAGAGCCAAAGCGGCCGGGGGATATTGGGGGTAATTGACGGCCTAAGCCCTAAGGGTGCAGAGAATGATTCGGATGTCGCCTGGCGCAAGGATCTGCTGCGTAAAATTGGCTATAAACTATAGCTATTGAAATTTAAAAGCAGTTTGCTATAATCTGACTAAATTAATGGATACTAAAAAAGTTCGTAAAAGCGCCGGCCGTTTTGCGGCATGGCTGGGATTAAATATATGTTCTTTGATTGTTAGGGTTATTCCTGCCGGCTGCCTCTATGCTTTTGCCAAAAACATTGCTGTTTTGGCTTATTTTTTTGCGAAAAAACAAAAAAAGATCGCTTTGGACAGCTTGAGCATTGCCTTTGGCAGGGAAAAATCCCGCCGGGAAATTGAAGAAATAGCCAGAAATTGTTTTATCTATATGGCTAAAAGCGCCGTTGAGCTGATGTTCCTTTTTGACAAGCCCCAGGCTTTAAGAGAACTGGTAGAAATTCAGGGCCGCCAAAATTTAGATAAAGCATTAGCTAACGGCCGCGGCGCGATTTTAGTCAGCGCGCATTTTGGTAATTTTCCGCTTCTTTTAGGAAGGCTGGCGCTGGAGGGATACAAAGCCGGCGGAATTATGCGGCCGATGCGCGATGCCAAAGTGGAGAAGATTTTTCTGGAGAAAAGGGACAAGTTTGGCGTGAAGACAATTTACAGCCAGCCGCGTAATGAATGCGTAAATAATACCATTGCCGCTTTGCGCAATAATGAATTGGTTTTTATCCCGATTGACCAGAATTTTGGGACCGGAGGGGTGTTCGTGAATTTTTTCGGAGAAAAAGCGGCAACGGCTACCGGCCCGGTAATTTTTGCGCAGAGGACAAAAGCTGCGCTTATTCCGTGTTTTATCCTCAGGCAGCCTGGTGATAAGCACAAGATAATTTTTGAAGCGGAATTGGAATTAAAAGAGGGCAAGGGCTCCCAGGATACCGTCTTGATAAATATTCAGAGGCTCACCGATATTATCGAGTCTTATATACGCAGATATCCTGCGGAGTGGGGTTGGATCCACCGCAGATGGAAGAGTAAGCCCAGTTAAAGGAGGTGTTCTGATGGCACAGGAAGAGAAAAAATGCTGTGGTACAGAGGAGAAATGTTGTGATCCTAAAAAAATGTTTTCTACGCTGCTTAAGGTTATTTTAGGTTTGGTATTTTTAGTTTTAGGGGGATTGGCAATTTATAAATTTTGGCCGGATCTTCTTACGATTATTAAAGGCGGAGTGGGTTTATTCCTGCTTTTAGCCGGCGTAATTACTTTAGCCATAGCTAAGGAGTAAAAATAAAAAGCCAGGTTTTTAAGCTGATTTCTTTGTTTCTGTTAGCCTTCTCCCTCGGCGCCTGCGCCAGTTTTTCCGGGATGAACGCGCATCAGGCTCTTTCCATAGGCATATTCTCCGCCTCAATATTAGGCACTCTTTTCTTCTGGGATTTCCGCCTCAGTTTTGCTTTTATCGGCACATCCGTATTGTTGATGACCAAGACCATCGATTTGGAGCATGTTATCGAATTCTCATCGCTTGAGGTCATCCTTTTTCTGGTGGGGATGATGGTGATTATCGGGTTGCTTAAAGACTCCGGAGTTTTCACCTGGATCGTCAGCCTTATCTTACGCATACATAAATTGACCGGTAGGAAATTCACCCTTTTTATCGCCCTCATTTCGTTTTTGCTTGCCTGCGCGGTATCCGAAGTAATCTCCATTATTTTCATCGTCGCGGCTATTCTGGAGGTCTGCGATTATTTTGAGGCTGATCCTGTCCCGTTTATTATAATCTCCGTTTTGTCTACCAATATTGGTTCGGCGGCAACGGTTTTAGGGAATCCTATCGGTATCCTGATTGCTTCTAAGTCCGGCTTGACATTTGAAGATTTTATCATCAAGGCTTTTCCGCTGGCCATAATTTGTTTACTGGCTGCTATTTTCATTTCCCTGTTTTGGTACAGAAAATCCATCAAATTTCTTAACGAGCAGATGAAAAAATTAGGGGCTAATGAGATATTAATCCGGCTGATTTCCGTACCTGCGGAGAAAAGCCTAAAGATAAGTTTGTGGATATTTGGGGTAATGCTTATTTTTATATCCCTGCACCATCGTCTGGAGATAGCCTGGGGCCTGCCGCCAAATACTGTTTTGTTGGTTGTGCCTTTGGTTGCCAGCGGCGCCGTAATGATCTGGAAGCATCAACGGGCCAGGAAGTTCATTGAAAAAGACGTGGAATGGTGGACCTTGCTTTTTTTCCTGCTCTTATTCGTGCAGGCAGGGACATTAAAGTATACCGGGGCGACTGTCTTTATCGCCAAGCATATGCTGGAGGCAACCGGGAATAATTTGAACTTTTTAATTTCTTCCATGCTTTGGGTAAGCACAATCGGCTCAAGCATCCTGGATAACGTGGTTTTGGTGGCAGCTTTTATCCCGGTGGTGCAGGGGTTCCAAAGTTTGAATATGAACCTACAGCCGTTATGGTGGGCTTTACTTTTTGGCGGCTGCCTGGGGGGCAATATTACTCTTGTCGGCTCTACCGCAAATATCGTGGCCATCGGTATTGTTGAAAAGGAAAAACGGATCAAGATAAGTTTCCTTACCTGGTTTTGGATTGGACTGTTGGTGGGTCTGGCCACCACTTTGATTGTTATGGCAGCGCTGGTCTTTTTGCCATTTTATAGATAGCTTGACAAACAGAAAAATCTGTGATAATTTGATATCTAATAAGGTATACTCTCTCGCTTAAACGCTTGAAAATTCCTATGAAATTTTCTGCGCAAGCTCGGGATAAATTCGCAGACGGCCTGAAGGCCTACGATTTAGGTCGTTGTACTCCGTAAGTCGTCTGCTCATTTAAAGGAGGCTAAGATGAATTTCAAAAAATTTGCGTTTTTGTCCGGTTTTATTATTTTAATTATGGTCACAACGCTGATTGCCTTTGCCGAGGAGCCTGCGGCGGCTCCGGCGGGTTCTGCGGCAGCTGCGGTTGAGCAACAGGCTGCGCCAAGAAGTGAAAATGAGATGCAGTGGGCTTGGGGAGAGGTAACAAATTTAGATGCGCAGGCAAAAACGCTTACCTTAAAGTACCTGGATTATGAGACTGATCAGGAGAAGGAGCTCGTTTTAAGCGTTGATGAAAAGACGACTTTTGAAAATATTAAAAGTTTCGATGAGATAAAAATAAACGATACTTTAAGTATAGATTATACGGTTGGCCCCGACGGTAAGAATATCGCCAAGAATATCAATTTTGAGAAACCGGATTCTTCGCCCGCTGCTCCTGCGCCGGCTGCGGAAAGTACCCAGCCAGCAGCCCAGCCAGCAGAAGCATCCAGCGGGTCATCTGCGCCAGCAGTAGTAGCAAATGCGCCAGCACCGGCAGAGGCAGCACCGGCAGCCGGCCAAGCCCAGTAATTATCCAGTAGCAATAGGAATCTCTCCGCAGTTAAAATAGGCAGGGCCTTAAAAACCCTGCCTAAATTTTGTGTTACAAAATTTAATTTTATTATGCAAAATATAAAACTGATTATTTTTGACTTAGACGGCACCCTGGTGGATGCTTATGCGGCGATAAACAGCAGCTTTAATTATGTGCTGGCCAGATTGGGATTAAAACCGCAAAGAGCAGATACCATCCGGCGCTCTGTGGGCTGGGGGGACCTGAATTTACTTAAACCGTATGTTCCAGAGAGGGATTTAAAGCGGGCTTTGGGCCTATACCGTAAACACCATAAACATAGCCTGCTTAAGCAGGCGCATCTTTATCCTTATGCCGGGTCTCTTTTGCGCCAGCTTAAAGCAGAAGGCTATAAATTGGCAGTAGCCAGTAATCGGCCGACCGAATTTTCCCTTATTTTGTTAAGGCATCTGCGGCTGATAGATTTATTTGATTATGTGCTTTGTGCCGATAAATTAAAATACGGCAAGCCTAATCCGGAAATATTAAATAAAATAATTAAGCGTTTTCCTTTTAAAAAATCACAGGTTTTATATGTAGGAGATATGGCCATTGATGCGCAGGCGGGCCGGCGCGCCAAGGTTAAGACAATAATCGTTACTGGTGGTTCCAGCAGTAACCTTGAGATCAAGAGAGAGAAGCCATTCAGAGTCATTCCTTCAATTGGCAAGGTTGCCGGGATATTAAAACGCAGTATTCATTAGGTTTCCCTTGACAGTCGGGTTAATCGGTAATATTATAAAAATAAGCATGAAGAAAAGTTTGCAATTACTTGGATGCGCGGTTACGTTGTTATTTCTGGCAGGGTGTTTTTCAACCAAGGCGCATTCTGTATTAGATAAGTCTTTGATGGGCCAGCCTCTTAGCCCATACACCGGAGCCCACGCTAAAATCGCACTTAACGATTTTGAATTAAAAACCTCCGGGATAGACGCGCAGGCCGGTTTGGCTCTGAAAGAATATTTAATCAGTATTTTAAATACTACCAAGCGTTTTGTGGTCGTTGTCCCGCAAGAGGCGGATTTAATCATCACCGTTGGAGTTATTGAGTTTATACCGGAGAGCTCAGGCGGAAAATCCGGTTTAGCCGGAGGTGGAAGCAGCGCCAGTAGTTTTATGGGAGGCCTGTTGGGGGAGGTTTTAAACAAAGCAAATATGCAATTGAGTTTGCGCATTATTGACCGGGTCAGTTCAACGGTGCTAAGCAGCCGGGACATCCAGAGCCAGGCGGTGGAAAATCCCGGGAAGAAAACAAAAACTCCCCGCGATAAGGTTTTTAAGGCAGGTTTAAGCGAATATGCCGGTAAGCCTATGGGTAAGGTTATCCATGATTGCTTGATTGAGGCAGGCCGTTATATCGCCCAAAACGTACCATTAAGTTATTATAACACCCCGCGCTAATAAGGTATTGCGCGGGTGTGCCCTTTTGGGCAAAAATTAAGGTGTAGTAGATATGGGAAAGAGAAAACGCAGGGGAAAACTTAACTGGCGTTCCAAGAAAGCTAATAAAGGCAGAAAACCTAATTTAGGTTAAATTCCTGTATATGGTCTTATTCTGGATCTTAGCCAGCACGTCCTTAGTCAGCCTTATATCCTTAGTGGGGATTCTTACCCTGGCGCTAAAGGATAATTTGCTGCATAAGATTATTTTCTGCCTGATTGGTTTTTCCGCCGGAGCCCTCATCGGCAGCGCCTTTTTGCACATCCTTCCGGAAGCAATTCAAACATCAAGCAGCATATTTGTTTTTTACTGCCTCATTTTGGGGATAATTTTATTTTTCCTGATGGAAAGATACCTCCATTGGAGGCATTGCCATGATAAAGATTGCCATATCCACGCTTTTACCTACCTGAACCTTTTTGGAGAGGCGTTCCATAATTTTATCGACGGTATTGCCATCGCCGCGAGTTTCATTATTTCGATTAAATTGGGGGTGGCAACCACCCTGGCCATTATTTTTCATGAGATCCCCAAGGAATTGGGTAATTTCGGCGTGCTTATTTACGGAGGTTTTAGCCGCAAGCGGGCTTTGCTTTATAATTTTATCTCGGCGCTCATGGCAATATTAGGAGCGGTAACGGGTTATTTTATTTCTGATTTTGCGCATGGTTTCTCCCATTTTATTATGCCTTTGACTGCGGGCGGTTTTATTTATATTGCCATGTCGGATCTTATTCCGGAGGTGCATAAGGAGAACAATCAAAGGCAGGCTACTTTGGCGTTCATCTCTTTTTTACTGGGTATCGTATTTATGGCAATTGCGAAAACTTTCCTGTCAGACTAGCTAAACTATTTTAAATATTACTGTGAAAATAAAAGCATTAGCTTTGGTTTCCGGAGGTTTGGACAGCCTCCTGGCGGCAAAGCTCATTCAGGACCAGGGTTTGGAGGTTATCGGGATACATTTTAAAATCCCTTTTTGCAAATTAAACATAAGAAAGGTTTTTCCCGATATTGGCATAGAAATAATCGAAGTTGACTTAAGCCAAGAGTTTCTTAAGCTCATTGAAGAACCGCGTTATGGCTTTGGCGCGAACATGAACCCTTGTATCGATTGTAAGATCCTTATGTTCAGCAAAGCCAAAGAGCTGATGAGCGGGCTGGGAGCCAAATTCATCATTACCGGCGAAGTGCTTGGGCAGCGCCCGATGTCCCAGAATAAACAGGCCTTGAAGTTGATTAAGCTGCAAAGCGGGCTTGATGATTTATTGCTGCGCCCGCTATCGGCGCAGTTTTTTCCGCCAAGCTTAGCGGAAAAAGAAGGTTGGGTCAAAAGAGAAAAGCTTCTTAATTTTAACGGCCGCCGGCGCAGCGCGCAGATGCAATTGGCTAAAAATTTGGGGTTTCTAAAATATTCAACACCTGCCGGAGGATGTTTATTGACTGATCCTTGTTTTTGCCGAAGGCTGGGAGAACTTCTTGCGCATAAAGAATTGGACCTGGATAACCTGGCGCTTTTAAAGGTGGGCAGGCATTTTCGTATAGGGAATAATGCCCGGCTTGTTGTCGGCAGAGATGAAGATGAAAATAACCTGCTTATGCGCTTAGCCAAGCCGGGTGATTATTTATTCGGCCCGCAAAAGGATTTAGCCGGGCCTACTTCATTAGCCCGGGGCTTAATTACTCCGGATTTAACTTTTTTAGCTTCAGAGATAACTTCTGCTTATACTGATGCTGTTGATTTAAAAGAAATAGCGGTGCTTTATCGCCAGGTTCCTATAGCCAAAGATGATATACATAAGACAGTTTGTCTGCCCAAAAGCAGGTTTGCGCATTTATTAATATGAAAGAAGCTTTGCTTTATACCCGGTTAGACGGCCTAAGCGTGCATTGTCAGCTCTGCGCGCATAGCTGTAAAATCCCGGAAGGTAAATTTGGTTTTTGCGGAGTAAGGCAGAATATCGAGGGGATCCTTTATTCGCATAATTATGGCAAGCTGGTAGCGGTAAATGTAGATCCGGTTGAGAAAAAACCGCTGTACCATTTTCTTCCCGGCACAACAACTTTTTCTATTGCCAGCGCCGGGTGTAATTTCCGTTGCGGCTTTTGCCAGAATTGGCAGATTTCCCAGCTTGGTCCCCGTTCGCTTACGCTTACAGGGACTGCGCTGGATAAAAGATTAAATGTGCTTGATTTTCTTAAGCAGTATCCGGGAGAAGATTTTAGCGCCGATAAGGTTGTAAAACTGGCTAAGCAGAATAATTGTAAAAGCATAGCTTATACTTATACCGAGCCAACGATTTATTTTGAGTTTGCTTTAGAGGCAGCGATATTGGCTAAAAAAGCGGGGCTGGCGAATATATTTGTTACTAATGGTTATATGAGCCTTCAGGCAATTTCTTTGCTCAAGCCTTATTTAGACGCCGCTAATGTGGATTTAAAGTTTTACAAGGAAAGCTCTTACCAGAAGATTTGCGCCGCAAAACTTGCGCCGGTTTTAGATTCTATCCGGCGCTTACATGCTGCCGGAGTCTGGGTTGAGATTACGACTTTGGTGATCCCCGGTGAAAATGATTCTCCGGAAGAATTATCCGGGATCGCGAAATTTATCGCTGGAATAAGTAAGGATATCCCCTGGCATATTTCTGCTTTTCATGCGGATTATAAGTTTATTTCTTATCCCAACACCCCTGAACACGCCCTTAAACTGGCCTATGATTTGGGTAAAAACTGCGGGTTAGGTTATGTATATGCCGGAAATGTCTATGGTTGGGGCCAGGATACCTCTTGTGGTCGATGCCAAAGAGTCCTTATTAAGAGAGAAGGGTTTGATATAACCGCATCCCATCTTACAGGGAATAAATGCGTATTTTGCCAGGCAGCCTTGCCTGGAGTATTCTCGCCCGGGTTGGTTTAGGCTCTAGATCCTTGGACTCGCTAGCGTTGGATCAAGGATTTCGCCAGATCAAACCTTAAAGGTGCTCAAGATTAGTATTGACAGCTTTAAGCGCTAGGTTTAAAATAAGTTACAAAGTTAAGCTAACTTACAATTGCCCCTATAAAACAATAGGGGTATGTTTTTATAAATTCATATGGTAGATAAAAATAACCAACTTAACCCTAAAAAGTGTATTGTTTTTTTTGATTTTGATAATACCATCGCCACCTGTGATGTTTTTGATAACATGCTCTTACTTTTTTCCAAAGATGACCGCTGGGTGGAGCTGGAAAAAAGGTGGAAAAGCGGCAGGATCGGCTCAAAGACCTGCCTGGAGGGCCAGCTTCGGGGCATGGATTTAAGTAATAAGACGCTGGATGCCTATCTGCCTAAGATAAAACTGGATCCTTATTTTAAGCAGGTTTATAAGTTTTTGCAGGCTAAAAAAATTAAAGCCTTTATTTTAAGCGATAACTACGACTACATAATCAACCGGGTTTTAAAGATCAACCGGATAAACAAGCTTAAAGTTTACGCTAATAAATTGCGTTTCTCTAAGGGTAAAGTAATCAC
The nucleotide sequence above comes from Candidatus Omnitrophota bacterium. Encoded proteins:
- the lnt gene encoding apolipoprotein N-acyltransferase, with the translated sequence MSAVILAVLAAVLLSLSFSSFNLWLFGWCGFIPLFVALENKSLRQSFIAAYLCGIVFWSLTIYWLIHVTLAGQIVLILYLAVYPAIFGGVFYFSRSFSPAGRLFFMPASWVLLEYIRSHLFTGFPWSLTGFSQYKILPVIQIADVTGAWGVSFLVVLVNVALYLILRKQSRVKVFLICAAILFLSLAYGFYKLSYKPDLAGKGRRLKISVVQGNIPQYLKWNKQAVDFILNNYKELTAAAAQDKPDLVIWPEASVPGLWGQDDAEFKQVFSLASRLKINLLTGAVSRFGQSYFNSALFIDNSGEPIAIYNKLHLVPFGEYVPFKNIFPFLETIAPIGDIEPGRDYTIFSQPADFGVLICFEDLFPELSRQFIKRGARFLVNITNDAWYKEGSAPYQHFAASVFRAVENHVYLARAANTGISGFIDPCGRILSLVGDAHGREIFVKGYSSQDIYLIPAKRTFYSRYGDVFIIFCLLLECLIMVFSQPRIYKMLKYNHAQ
- a CDS encoding PIG-L family deacetylase, whose product is MRNRKFLIFLLLLSLGGCTAVKKPDLNRWNSLSELGPFKKNERVLILAPHPDDEAIACAGVIQKALAAGAKVKVAYLTNGDHNELAFIVYEKRITVRQGEFIHMGQVRQKEAIKAMKSLGLSENDLVFLGYPDFGTFEIFCNYWRSQRPFRDRLTRISYVPYKNNPSYGAPYYGESILNDLVSQILDYKPDKIFVSHPADVNVDHKALYLFLQVALSDLETKILKPRVYPYLVHCLGWPKPSYYHPELELYPPHKFIGSKINWQRLDLSLKELDKKYQAILFYKSQTQSSAFYLLSFARKNELFGDYPFLELTPRARSKDKPVAYPDTLKTFGMTQPAQDSEESDAAEDRGLVSYAQENNNFILRVDTPKQLSSRFGVMLYIFGYAKNTAFARMPKIRIITAGKKFKVFSAEDKVVNSGVILNLGKNYLILRVPLKLLGEPDYLLTSLKVYHGNLSVNAIGYRKIKIK
- a CDS encoding adenosine-specific kinase translates to MLELKIVKIDKPLDLNFILGQGHFIKIVEDLYEALVNSVPGIKFGLAFTEASGACKIRCEGNDPALKELACKNALELASGHSFIIFLKDAYPINVLNAIKNTPEVCNIYCATANPVEVIVAESQSGRGILGVIDGLSPKGAENDSDVAWRKDLLRKIGYKL
- a CDS encoding lysophospholipid acyltransferase family protein, which gives rise to MDTKKVRKSAGRFAAWLGLNICSLIVRVIPAGCLYAFAKNIAVLAYFFAKKQKKIALDSLSIAFGREKSRREIEEIARNCFIYMAKSAVELMFLFDKPQALRELVEIQGRQNLDKALANGRGAILVSAHFGNFPLLLGRLALEGYKAGGIMRPMRDAKVEKIFLEKRDKFGVKTIYSQPRNECVNNTIAALRNNELVFIPIDQNFGTGGVFVNFFGEKAATATGPVIFAQRTKAALIPCFILRQPGDKHKIIFEAELELKEGKGSQDTVLINIQRLTDIIESYIRRYPAEWGWIHRRWKSKPS
- a CDS encoding SLC13 family permease, which translates into the protein MFLLAFSLGACASFSGMNAHQALSIGIFSASILGTLFFWDFRLSFAFIGTSVLLMTKTIDLEHVIEFSSLEVILFLVGMMVIIGLLKDSGVFTWIVSLILRIHKLTGRKFTLFIALISFLLACAVSEVISIIFIVAAILEVCDYFEADPVPFIIISVLSTNIGSAATVLGNPIGILIASKSGLTFEDFIIKAFPLAIICLLAAIFISLFWYRKSIKFLNEQMKKLGANEILIRLISVPAEKSLKISLWIFGVMLIFISLHHRLEIAWGLPPNTVLLVVPLVASGAVMIWKHQRARKFIEKDVEWWTLLFFLLLFVQAGTLKYTGATVFIAKHMLEATGNNLNFLISSMLWVSTIGSSILDNVVLVAAFIPVVQGFQSLNMNLQPLWWALLFGGCLGGNITLVGSTANIVAIGIVEKEKRIKISFLTWFWIGLLVGLATTLIVMAALVFLPFYR
- a CDS encoding HAD family hydrolase, with amino-acid sequence MQNIKLIIFDLDGTLVDAYAAINSSFNYVLARLGLKPQRADTIRRSVGWGDLNLLKPYVPERDLKRALGLYRKHHKHSLLKQAHLYPYAGSLLRQLKAEGYKLAVASNRPTEFSLILLRHLRLIDLFDYVLCADKLKYGKPNPEILNKIIKRFPFKKSQVLYVGDMAIDAQAGRRAKVKTIIVTGGSSSNLEIKREKPFRVIPSIGKVAGILKRSIH
- a CDS encoding CsgG/HfaB family protein, whose protein sequence is MKKSLQLLGCAVTLLFLAGCFSTKAHSVLDKSLMGQPLSPYTGAHAKIALNDFELKTSGIDAQAGLALKEYLISILNTTKRFVVVVPQEADLIITVGVIEFIPESSGGKSGLAGGGSSASSFMGGLLGEVLNKANMQLSLRIIDRVSSTVLSSRDIQSQAVENPGKKTKTPRDKVFKAGLSEYAGKPMGKVIHDCLIEAGRYIAQNVPLSYYNTPR
- a CDS encoding ZIP family metal transporter, which encodes MVLFWILASTSLVSLISLVGILTLALKDNLLHKIIFCLIGFSAGALIGSAFLHILPEAIQTSSSIFVFYCLILGIILFFLMERYLHWRHCHDKDCHIHAFTYLNLFGEAFHNFIDGIAIAASFIISIKLGVATTLAIIFHEIPKELGNFGVLIYGGFSRKRALLYNFISALMAILGAVTGYFISDFAHGFSHFIMPLTAGGFIYIAMSDLIPEVHKENNQRQATLAFISFLLGIVFMAIAKTFLSD
- a CDS encoding tRNA 4-thiouridine(8) synthase ThiI, which produces MKIKALALVSGGLDSLLAAKLIQDQGLEVIGIHFKIPFCKLNIRKVFPDIGIEIIEVDLSQEFLKLIEEPRYGFGANMNPCIDCKILMFSKAKELMSGLGAKFIITGEVLGQRPMSQNKQALKLIKLQSGLDDLLLRPLSAQFFPPSLAEKEGWVKREKLLNFNGRRRSAQMQLAKNLGFLKYSTPAGGCLLTDPCFCRRLGELLAHKELDLDNLALLKVGRHFRIGNNARLVVGRDEDENNLLMRLAKPGDYLFGPQKDLAGPTSLARGLITPDLTFLASEITSAYTDAVDLKEIAVLYRQVPIAKDDIHKTVCLPKSRFAHLLI
- the amrS gene encoding AmmeMemoRadiSam system radical SAM enzyme, whose product is MKEALLYTRLDGLSVHCQLCAHSCKIPEGKFGFCGVRQNIEGILYSHNYGKLVAVNVDPVEKKPLYHFLPGTTTFSIASAGCNFRCGFCQNWQISQLGPRSLTLTGTALDKRLNVLDFLKQYPGEDFSADKVVKLAKQNNCKSIAYTYTEPTIYFEFALEAAILAKKAGLANIFVTNGYMSLQAISLLKPYLDAANVDLKFYKESSYQKICAAKLAPVLDSIRRLHAAGVWVEITTLVIPGENDSPEELSGIAKFIAGISKDIPWHISAFHADYKFISYPNTPEHALKLAYDLGKNCGLGYVYAGNVYGWGQDTSCGRCQRVLIKREGFDITASHLTGNKCVFCQAALPGVFSPGLV
- a CDS encoding MtnX-like HAD-IB family phosphatase, encoding MVDKNNQLNPKKCIVFFDFDNTIATCDVFDNMLLLFSKDDRWVELEKRWKSGRIGSKTCLEGQLRGMDLSNKTLDAYLPKIKLDPYFKQVYKFLQAKKIKAFILSDNYDYIINRVLKINRINKLKVYANKLRFSKGKVITDYPFKNKDCQICAHCKTKNLLAKAPKDSTIIYVGDGESDACPAKYAQVVFAKDHLLRHLKESKLDHLAFNNLRDVLIYLKRKLI